The Oryza glaberrima chromosome 5, OglaRS2, whole genome shotgun sequence DNA segment CGGCCCTATATGTAGAAATTACCAAATGTATGCCTTATGTGGTACGTGATCCATAAGACTGATAAAGAACATTGACAAAAAGCCCAGGTTACAAGCCCATCAATGATGAGGCCAAACAATGGAACAACAGAGTAGTTAAGTCACCGTGACtgacctctcccctctcccattCATTATGATGGATTAGTCACTAATGTAGGGTTGTCaatgagccgagctcgagcaagCTCATCTGCTCAGGCTCGAGCTCCAGCCAAGCTCGTGATAAGCCTATTGTTAgaattgggctaggcccaatttattctattaaatctcaaaggcccataataagtgttaaggataataataccacctcaggatttaagcgaggaatatctcaacctaaatagggagttattggaggctacctgttgactggttgaggtgggagtcggaaagccacacgcgcgcgcgcgcgccgggccgagggcgtgggcgagggcgagggcgtgGATGACTGGCGTCACGTCACTACTCTTTTGCAACCACgaacccacgttcccacgactgctTCCGCAACGGCGCGTCCATgatcccacgttcccacgactgccgactgcctctctcctgatagataaggaggccgcgAGTCCGACTAGAATGAATCGCTTGCTTCTTTCCCgggtgttagttcctcctcctccgcgcctgtgctgctctcgcctcctcgcttctgatcgcttgcgcgcacgagagatcggaaggagcagggcctccggaaccacaccttcgcctgagatctgcactgGGTAGGTGggtgatcaagtttttggggagtgcttcccgcacgactgctcgcCCACCATGTCTGCGCCTGGAGCCggagctgccgccggcgccgctgctgctggaggagatggcgcgcctggagctggagccggaggtggtgcgccgggagccggtgccgcgaacaacaacaccaacggaggcaattctgcctcacaatctagcggagggccattctcggggtatatccTTCTCCTGTTCCTGTTGTTAGCGCTTTACTGCTATGTTCTTGTTACTGATATTCATGATGCCTTTAGCATGCTACTGCGTTACTGCTATGTTCATGATGCGAATGATGCTTTTAGTATGCTACTGGTTATGTTACATGTTGTCACTAGATCACCCTACACTgtttatgccatgattattgtctcaacattttggattaaaatatgccgatttatgaccatatttccaacaatccaaaaaacctgataggtcattttcggtagttggctttgctgctgcactgaaaccatatgcttttgatggttctaactataagagatggaaagcacgtgcactattgtggttgacagcgttgcaatgcttctatgtttcacggggcaaacgaagtgaaccacctctttctcctgaggaagaggctaagttcgagacttcggattgcctgttccgtggagcattgatcagtgtactcgctgacaacatagtggacgtgtacatgcacatgccttctgggaaggacatgtgggatgcacttgaggccaaATTCGGAGTTTCTGACGCCGGCagtgagctgtatgtcatggagcagttcaatgactacaagatggtcgatgaccgttctgtagtagaataagctcgtgagattcagatgctggctaaggaacttgagaacaacaactgtgagttgccggacaagtttgtggcgggtggcattattgccaaattgccaccttcttggtcggactttgccacttctctaaagcacaagagacaagagttcagtgtttctgatctcattggctctttgggtgttgaggagaaggcgagggcaaaggacgtccggggcaaaaaggttgagggaggttctagtgccaatatggtacagaagaagaaccctcatgcatcccacaacaacaagaaagtcaagcctgatgtcaaaccTAAGGCTGCAACCaactttaagaagaaaggcaagggaaaggcaaagggagactgctttgtgtgtggcaagtctgggcattgggccaaggactgtcctgagtgcaaagacaggaagtctgccaacatggtcattagcgagggcggaggaacatcggggtacggtaaaatattacctacagttctctctgtttttcactcacctgattggtgggtggatactggtgctaatattcatgtatgtgctaacatttctctgttttcttcttatcaggtcgggagaggttcctccttgttgatgggaaacgggtcgcttgtggctgttcatggtgttgatacggtcgatctgaagtttacttcgagaaagaccgtgcagctgaagaacgtgcagcatgtcccttcaataaagaagaatcttgttagcggctctctattgTGTAGAGAACGTTTTAGATTTGTGTTTGagtccaataaatgtgtcgtatctaaatatgggacttttgttggaaaaggttatgacagcggaggcttgttccgtttttctttgaatgacatgtgtaataatcataatgttgtgaaccatattagTGAGAAAGATGAGCCTAATGTGTGGCATTCGTGactctgtcatgtgaatttcggttgtatgacgcgcttagctaacatgagtttaattccaaaattcactttggtcaaaggttccaagtgccatacttgtgttcaatcgaaacaacctcgcaagcctcacaaggcatctgaggcgaggaatttggcacctctagaacttgttcattccgatttgtgcgaaatgaacggcgtgttgactaaagggggaaagaaatatttcatgacactgatatatgattgcactagattttgttatgtgtatctattgaaaacaaaggatgaagcattgcattactttaagatctataaagctgaggtagaaaaccaacttgaaaggaaaatcaaacggttgaggtctaatagaggtggggagtatttttccaatgggtttgcatccttttgcgaagagtttggaataattcatgagaggacgcctccctattcaccccaatcaaatggggtggccgaaagaaagaaccgtactctaactgagatggtgaatgccatgttagacactgcggggctttccaaggaatggtggggtgaggcagttTTAACTGcatgtcatgtcctgaataaaattccaatgaagcataaggaagtaacaccgttcgaggaatgggaaagaaagaaatcaaatctctcatacctacgaacatggggctgtttggccaacgtaaatgtacctatagccaaaaagcggaaacttggaccaaatactgttgattgtgtgttctttggttatgctattcacagtgtgggttatagattcttaatagtaaactctggagtacccgacatgcatgttggtacaattattgagtccagagatgctacattctttgagaatgaatttcccatgaaacGTACACCTAGCACCTCTAGTCAAGAAACTGTCATGCCccatgagcactttgcaccgatagaacacaatgatcaaacgcctgaggaaaatcctgaggaggacaacattgtagatactcgtaagagtaagagacaaagggttgcaaaatcctttggagatgactatattgtatacctcgtggatgacactccaagaaccatagaagaggcatattcatctcctgacgctgactactggaaggaagcaGTACGCAATGAGATGGACtcgattatgtctaatggtacttgggaagtcgttgagcgtccatatgggtgcaagcccgtaggatgcaaatgggttttcaagaaaaagcttaggcctgatggtacaattgaaaagtacaaggcaaggcttgtggccaagggttatacccaaaaggaAGACGAGGACTTTTTTGACACATACTCACCagttgctcgcttgaccacgattcgagtactacttgctctggcagcctctcatggtcttctcgtccatcagatggacgttaagacaactttcctaaacggagagctggaggaggagatctatatggatcaaccagacgggtatgtactagaaggtcaggagggaatggtgtgtaaactgttgaaatccttatatggcctcaagcaagcacctaagtaatggcatgagaagtttgacaccacgcttacatctgcaggctttgtcGTGAatgaagctgacaaatgtgtgtactatcgctatggtgggggagaaggagtgatcttgtgcttatatgtcgatgacatattgatctttgggaccagcctcaatgtgattgaggaggtcaaggactatctgtccaagagttttgaaatgaaggatttgggagaggctgatgttattcttaacatcaaactacaaagaggagatgagggtgggattacacttgtgcaatcccactatgtggacaaggttttgagtcgctttggatatagtgactgcaagccagctcctactccttatgatcccagtgtgctattaaggaaaaaccgaagaatagcaagggatcaactgagatactctcaaatcattggttcattgatatacttggctagtgcaacaaggcctgacatctcatttgctgtaagcaagctgagccggtttgtctcaaatccgggagatgatcattggcaggctctggaaagagtaatgcgctatctaaagggcactatgagctatggaattcactataccggttatccaaaagtactagaagggtatagtgactcaaactggatatctgatgctgatgagataaaagccacaagtggatatgtgttcacacttggaggtggcgctgtttcctagaaatcttgcaagcagaccatcttaacgaggtcaacaatggaagcagaacttacagcactagatactgcgacagttgaggccgagtggcttcgtgaactcctgatggatttgccggtggttgaaaaacctgtgccagctatcctaatgaactgtgataatcaaacagtgattattaaagtgaacagttcaaaggacaacatgaagtcatctaggcatatcaagagaagactgaaatctgtcaggaagcagaaaaactccggagtgatagctttggactatgtccaaacggctagaaatctggcagatcagtttacctaggggctaccacgtaatgtgatagacaatgcatcgagggaaatgggcttgatacccacctaaggttgcacaatagtggaaacctgtccattgtgatcggagatcccgtgaatttggatggcgaaacaaactattgtgtgacTGAGAGAAGAGGCCCTTGAAAAgggctcattttcatgatgtacTTCTCTTCTTTCCTGCATGGTAGGATGGCTCATGCCTTAATGTGATTCGAGTGGCTTTTCcaagcagagatgttgacctgcagaacatctcagaaggaacacaactatatgagttcgactgctagtcacagtctacGAGGTTTGggcgatctctagatactcatgaaaggcctggagtttgacttatatgctccaaacagaggAGATGCGAACGGCAGCCCAGTGCCAGTCAAGGGTCTGAgtgaaacctgatcacacaaaactgacaattcaaggcatagtccattgttcagttgtggtctgatgtagctcatttcctaggtggaagttcaacttaacagtctccacctAAACCCTGGTATATCAAATAGGCACAACCTTGAAAACATTTCTTATGAgccttgaaatttggtggggattgttagaattgggctaggcccaatttatcctattaaatctcaaaggcccataataagtgttaaggataataataccacctcaggatttaagcgaggaatatctTAACCTAAATAGGGAATTATTGGAGGCCCcctgttgactggttgaggtgggggtcggaaagccacacgcgcgcgcgccgggccgggccgaggccgagggcgtGGACATGGCTGGctggcgggcgggcgggcgtcACGTCGCTACTCTTTTGCAACCACgaacccacgttcccacgactgcctccgCAACGGCGTGTCCATgatcccacgttcccacgactgccgactgcctctctcctgatagataaggaggccgcgAGTCCGATCAGAATGAATCGCTTGCTTCTTTCCCGGGTgctagttcctcctcctccacgcctgtgctgctctcgcttcctcgcttctgatcgcttgcgtgcacgagagatcggaaggagtagggcctccggaaccacaccttcgcctgagatctgcaccgggtaggcgggtgatcaggtttttggggagtgcttcccACATGACTGCTCGCCCACCATGTTTGCGCCTGGAGCCggagctgccgccggcgccgctgctgctggaggagatggcaCGCCTGGAGTTGGagccggaggtggtgcgccaGGAGCCAGTGCCGCGAacaacaacaccaacggaggcaattctgcctcacaatccagcggagggccattctcgagGTATATCCTTCTCCTGTTCCTGTTGTTAGCGCTTTACTgctatgttcctgttcctgataTTCATGATGCCTTTAGCATGCTACTGCGTTACTGCTATGTTCATGATGCGAATGATGCTTTTAGTATGCTATTGGTTATGTTACATGTTGTCACTAGATCACTCTACACTgtttatgccatgattattgtctcaacattttggattaaaatatgccgatttaTGTCCATATTTCCAACACCTATTACACCTTCGAGCTTTTAGACAAGCTCGGTTCGAGCTCGTTTGAGATTGAGCTCAACTACCGAGCTCGGTCATaagtagtataatatatattttgatgataatTTCTTGATtagtataattattttctagtcAACCAAACTAATAAAAGAGTAGAAAAGTGTTAAAATAATCATATTGTGCTAAAACATGCTTGTGTGAAtagatactaatatatatatatatttatatatttatctattaatttattaaatcaataagtTCAATAAATAATATAAACTATACACACAGTCAAGCTCGATAGAAGCTTGAGCTCGATTTGTTAAAGTTCGTGAGTTTTTGTTCGGGCTCAGATTCGGCTCTGGTTTATGAGACATGCTCGCGAGCCTCGACCCTTTTTTACAGCCCTACACTGATGTGCAGGGTCATTCCCCCACTCCTACACCTAAAATCGCATGCCATCTTCTCCAATTCTACAACAGTCAGTTTAACCATGATCTAAAATTGCATGCCATCTTATCCAATTCTACAACAGTCAGTTTAACCATGATCAGTATGTCTTGCAACATCTCCTTTGCACTTGCGCGCGTCACCACGAGCAGCCAGGCACATGTACACTCTCAATTAAGCACACTCCCCAATAACTCTCCCACTTTTCAACATGGTCAGGTCGTCTTCAGCAATCTCCTCATGGTGACAGCGATTCCACTTTTACTATCCAATTAGAAAAAGAGTTTATATCACCGAGCTAAGTTAAACATTGCTTGCATTCTCCTTCCGCTCACTAGCATGTTACTGGATCGTAGTCTCATCTCATGTCACAATCGTAGAAGTTTTTCCTCCGATCGAAGGTTTCCCTCTCAACTCTTCTAGCTAGTTGGTTAATTTTACAGTACtctaaacaaaaaagagaacCATTACACAGTTGCAGGTTACACCACCATTAATTCGTTTTGCAGTAATTCATCTTTTATCTGGATGCTATTTATTTCTGTTCGATGTCATGCTCTTATGGCTGAAATGTGGTCTTCCCAGATCCAAAAGGATAGCACGACAATTCATCCTGGAATATTGACTATTCAGACCATGATGTGTTCTGTTAGGACTTATCTAAAGTgttctaagtttttttttttccagccgTCCATTAGACCAAGATCCAACTGTCAAAGCACGCTATTACCTTGCTAGAGGTAAGATCGACCTCATAAtaaggaaagaaaaataatattcattAATACAGGGAACACGTTAATAATAAGGTGAGGGGAGTAATTTATGAATGATATCGAATAATTGTGGAGTACAAATTTAAAATACAACGTGCTAATTTTGTTTTTACCCTAAATACAATTTTAATCGcattttaattatatttaaaataaagtCAAATGGTAAATGCAAAATTTCGAATCTAACATATCGTATCTGTTTATTGGATGCATTGATCCGCCCAATCCAATCGTATCTGTTCCAACTCCTGTTATATCTGCTTGATTTTGATTAACAAGTTACCTTGTCtgcaatgaaaaaaattatctacTGCAACGTTCCGGGACACAACTGTTTATATgtttgttttcaaattttaaaaaagatagCAAGACTCATCCAAGCAGGATCATATTGACATTGAGTCGTATACACATTTGATGTGCACATTCTAAGATATACTATATTACCATCGTTAATATTTAGaataatgtttgatcatttattttatttaaaatttagtgTAATCCATATCGACTTAGAGtttctttaatgataaaacaagacataacaaaataaataataatatatataatttgttaaataagacgaataatctaacgttaagttaaaatttaacgaTAACATTATAGTAACACATTGAcagttataaataaaaatatatattaataaatgatATGAGGAATATATATTGCAACTTCTTTTTTCTATCTCCCCACAGACACTAGACCCACATTTCATACACACAGAtgggcccatttgtcattcacttAGAGTGTCAAAATAGCGAAGCCTCTATATTTGCAGTCTCAATATTGCAATTTTCTCCAACGTTGGGTGGGAGATTGCAGCAGTGGCCCATGCTACGCAGCCTACTGCCTGGTTCTCGTGCTGCCAAACAACCAAAAACACCGGTGGGAAGAAACGGAATCGGATGTGGATTATAAATCGCATGCTCTTTGAATACGGCCATACGGGTTGAATTTGACTACATGTGACGGAcgaaaatttgacaaaaccatcttaaatttttataataataatagagataAACTCAGGCACTCTATTACATCTCTGATGCCTGGTCTTCTAGACACTGATAACTTGCACCGTGCATTGCTAAAGAAATCTtaaaaactactactactagctctTTTGACAACTAATCCTACTCTATCATCTTCTAGGCCGGATCGGACTAAGAGTAAAACTTGTATTTGCTAGCGTCAAGGATGATCTGCCGTAATCCTCCGATGGGTGAAACCAGCATGAGCAGCATTCCGATGATGATGAAACACTGGCCAAATTGAACGGTAAGAAGTAAGAACAACATGATTAAAAGAATCGATTTGATTGTTTATTTTCAGGAGCGTAATGAAAACTGAAACTTACCCAATTCATTAACCATGAGAGGCTGTACTTGGCGGGTTTGCGCATTATGAGCCATATGATGCAGGGGATCTAATTAAATAACATGAACAAATAATAATAAGCAAACAAATTAACCAAGAacataaaaattaattaatggagATTAATGGTGATCGGATATATAAATAAATCTTACGAAGTAAGTTGTTGGCGCGAATCCGAAACCTCCGAAGAAGCCGAGGAGGCCGTCGAAGAAGGGGAAGGTTATCCCGATGAACATGGTCAATGCTGCACAAAGTTGACAGATCAAAACACATTAAATTGTTTTGATCGCTCCAGAGAgtgtaaattaaattgttttgATCGCTCCAGAGAGTGTAAAAGCTatctaaacggttatgaaaaattcttgaaaattttgatacaCTCATACAACATATGTACTTCCTTCAGattaataatacttgtcgtttagACAAAGGCACgatcttaaaaaaacaattttaattattatttttattataatatgtatataaatcttaataaatgattttattgaagtattttttaaaactaatctatacatatacatgtagtcaccatatttcaaagacaaatattttataaattatttataacTAGAGATTTTAATGTTTGACCTCACTTttgtccaaaacgataagtattattagCCCGAAGAGAGTATACCATCTTATAAAATCTTAGATCCAAAAGGTGAAGTCTTACCGACGTAGGCGGAGCGGGCGGTGACGCGGAGCGGCAGGCCGGGGCGGAGGTGGAGCTTCTTGGCGAGCACCGTCTCGATCATGTCGAACACCGGCATGGCGTACACCTGGTACGCGCCGATGACGTGCACGACCACCATCAgattcgccgccgccaccagccacCGCGGCTTCTCCAGCGAGATGAGCACGTTGGGCGCCACGGCGTTGCCGAACGCGTGGTAGCCGCCGAACGCCACGGTGAAGTAGCAGAGCGCCACGACGGCgtaggcgacgacgacgccccgcCACATGGGCCTCTTCGACGGCCGCTCCGGCGTCGACGGGATGGTGGCCTGGATCTCCAGCACCACGTTGTGCCCCGCGAACGCGAACGACACCGCGCCCAGCGCGTTGAACGCGCCGAACacccgccccgccgccgtcgtcgccttgaACCCGtagtccacggcggcggcggcggccgggtggGCCTTGAGGACCGAGGCGAAGAACGCGATCATGGAGTAGCAGagcgacatggcggcggcggcggcggagacggcggagaTGGAGTTGAAGTTGGGGCACTGCGAGAGCA contains these protein-coding regions:
- the LOC127774468 gene encoding lysine histidine transporter 1-like, encoding MSATEVMEECTETARERREEERLRNVNLDDWLPITSSRTAKWYYSAFHNVTAMVGAGVLGLPFAMSQLGWPTGVAAIASSFAITLYTLWQLVELHEPAPGGGKRFDRYHELGQAAFGRRLGVCLIVPLQLIVQVGTDIVYMVTGGQTLKKFVELACDGRCADIRLTFYIMMFASAQFVLSQCPNFNSISAVSAAAAAMSLCYSMIAFFASVLKAHPAAAAAVDYGFKATTAAGRVFGAFNALGAVSFAFAGHNVVLEIQATIPSTPERPSKRPMWRGVVVAYAVVALCYFTVAFGGYHAFGNAVAPNVLISLEKPRWLVAAANLMVVVHVIGAYQVYAMPVFDMIETVLAKKLHLRPGLPLRVTARSAYVALTMFIGITFPFFDGLLGFFGGFGFAPTTYFIPCIIWLIMRKPAKYSLSWLMNWCFIIIGMLLMLVSPIGGLRQIILDASKYKFYS